GCACAATCTCAAGCTGTACCTTTCCCTGACCCCGGAACAGTTCCAAACGGACCTTGTCACCCAATGCATGTTTATTCATCACCTTTATCAGGTCCCTCACATTATTGATTTCCACATTATCCAAACTGATTATGATG
This sequence is a window from Methanosarcinales archaeon. Protein-coding genes within it:
- a CDS encoding PDZ domain-containing protein, coding for IIISLDNVEINNVRDLIKVMNKHALGDKVRLELFRGQGKVQLEIVLEKAPTPKLPPPA